The proteins below are encoded in one region of Planctopirus limnophila DSM 3776:
- a CDS encoding sugar phosphate isomerase/epimerase family protein, protein MDRRDFLMTAASAYGATSLLANHGFAMTQEPSASQSTPQPKGPLRKAVKYSMVGVKGTIAEKFAAVKSAGFEGIDMDARVKDKNEVVEAAKSTGLLVHGVVDYDHWSLPLSSPDEAVRAKGLAALEESLHDAKFYGGDTVLLVPAVVNKKISYEDAYKRSQAEIRKALPLAKELGIKILFENVWNNFLLSPVECAHYIDEFESPLVGSYFDVGNIVHYGWPEHWIRTLGPRIGKIDIKEFSRSKANTQGKGAGFGVEIGEGDCDWPEVLAALKEVGFSGWATAEVGGGGAERLTEISGRMDKIFATWQS, encoded by the coding sequence ATGGATCGACGAGACTTTCTGATGACTGCCGCCAGTGCCTATGGTGCCACATCCCTCCTTGCAAACCATGGATTTGCGATGACCCAGGAACCCTCCGCCTCACAGAGTACCCCTCAACCCAAAGGGCCACTCAGGAAAGCTGTCAAATACAGCATGGTGGGTGTGAAAGGGACAATCGCCGAGAAGTTTGCAGCGGTGAAGTCCGCTGGCTTCGAGGGGATCGACATGGATGCCCGGGTTAAAGACAAGAATGAAGTCGTCGAGGCTGCCAAATCGACTGGCTTGCTTGTTCATGGCGTTGTGGATTACGACCATTGGTCACTGCCGCTGTCGAGCCCAGATGAAGCAGTGCGTGCCAAAGGGTTGGCAGCACTCGAAGAATCCTTGCACGACGCAAAATTCTATGGCGGTGATACCGTCCTGCTTGTTCCAGCAGTCGTCAACAAAAAGATCTCGTACGAAGACGCCTACAAACGATCACAGGCAGAGATTCGCAAGGCGTTGCCTTTAGCCAAAGAGTTGGGGATTAAGATCCTCTTTGAAAATGTATGGAATAACTTCCTGCTCAGCCCGGTCGAATGTGCCCATTACATCGACGAGTTCGAATCGCCTCTCGTTGGCAGTTATTTTGATGTCGGCAATATTGTCCATTATGGCTGGCCTGAACATTGGATTCGGACATTAGGCCCGCGGATTGGCAAAATCGATATCAAGGAATTCAGCCGGTCGAAAGCCAATACCCAGGGGAAGGGCGCTGGTTTTGGCGTCGAGATTGGGGAAGGCGACTGTGACTGGCCTGAAGTTCTTGCCGCACTGAAGGAAGTCGGCTTTTCGGGCTGGGCGACTGCCGAAGTGGGCGGCGGTGGTGCAGAACGCCTGACAGAGATCTCGGGGCGTATGGATAAAATCTTCGCGACCTGGCAAAGCTGA
- a CDS encoding HNH endonuclease: MIAGRTTGLHASVLALNRHYAAVQVISAKRAFCLLAKELAEVISVEEGSYQSLDFGQWLEISQIKASLGDYEEDADWVQSVSFAIQVPKIIRLLSYDRMPRNAVKFNRRNIFLRDENRCQYCGKKFSLHKLSLDHVMPKSRGGPTSWENIVCSCLDCNVRKGGRTPHEAGMKLMSTPSKPSRSPTMQQHLDSSKYRSWKAFIHGE; this comes from the coding sequence ATGATTGCGGGTCGAACGACAGGTCTGCATGCGAGCGTCCTGGCATTGAATCGCCATTACGCTGCCGTGCAGGTGATTTCCGCCAAGCGTGCCTTTTGCCTGCTGGCGAAAGAATTGGCAGAAGTTATTTCCGTAGAAGAAGGTTCCTACCAATCCCTTGATTTTGGACAGTGGCTGGAAATCAGCCAGATCAAGGCCTCTTTGGGAGATTACGAAGAGGATGCGGACTGGGTGCAATCGGTCAGCTTTGCAATTCAAGTTCCGAAAATCATTCGTCTGTTGTCTTACGATCGCATGCCTCGCAATGCCGTCAAATTCAATCGTCGCAACATCTTCCTGAGAGATGAGAATCGCTGCCAATATTGCGGCAAGAAGTTCAGTCTGCACAAACTCAGTCTCGACCATGTGATGCCCAAAAGTCGAGGCGGGCCGACCTCCTGGGAAAACATTGTCTGCTCGTGTCTGGATTGCAATGTACGCAAAGGTGGTCGTACTCCTCACGAAGCCGGCATGAAGCTGATGTCAACTCCTTCCAAGCCATCTCGCAGCCCGACTATGCAGCAACACCTGGATTCTTCTAAGTATCGTTCGTGGAAGGCATTCATCCATGGAGAGTGA
- a CDS encoding OmpH family outer membrane protein, with amino-acid sequence MSKIMCGLKTSKRWNFFAPLLGFSLLAPFSTGCNQQPAGGAVAVVDLDQVAELTGVTAEIKTKLAAKEQTLNGELLTAQAKLRQELANRKTAAGELPSREEAQKLQQFEASANRALASARNTAKTLLDQERLKLVAQFREQIKPVMAEIAKEKGYSVIIPKNDGLLLAISPGVEITEAVSAKIGRGTIHLGTADVAAKTEAAAKSMAPALPSEHEATTPANTTPAPELPNE; translated from the coding sequence ATGTCAAAGATTATGTGCGGTTTGAAAACATCTAAACGCTGGAATTTTTTCGCTCCACTCCTCGGATTCAGCCTTCTGGCTCCGTTTTCGACCGGTTGCAATCAGCAGCCAGCAGGTGGTGCCGTGGCTGTGGTGGATCTGGATCAGGTGGCAGAACTGACAGGCGTCACGGCAGAAATCAAAACCAAACTCGCTGCAAAAGAACAGACCCTCAATGGTGAACTGCTGACTGCTCAAGCAAAATTGAGGCAGGAACTGGCGAACCGGAAAACAGCAGCCGGTGAATTGCCTTCTCGTGAAGAAGCCCAGAAACTGCAACAGTTCGAGGCAAGCGCGAATCGTGCTCTGGCGAGTGCTCGTAACACCGCCAAAACTCTGCTCGACCAGGAGCGACTGAAATTGGTGGCCCAGTTCCGTGAGCAGATCAAGCCGGTCATGGCTGAAATCGCCAAAGAGAAAGGCTACTCCGTCATCATTCCCAAAAATGATGGTTTACTATTGGCGATCTCACCCGGTGTCGAAATCACTGAAGCCGTCTCGGCCAAAATTGGTCGGGGAACCATTCATCTCGGTACTGCCGATGTCGCAGCAAAGACAGAGGCTGCCGCCAAGTCGATGGCTCCCGCTTTGCCTTCAGAACATGAGGCCACAACTCCTGCCAATACGACACCAGCGCCGGAACTTCCCAACGAATAA
- the zwf gene encoding glucose-6-phosphate dehydrogenase: MTGQSTTTPQATVVIFGASGDLTARKLLPALYDLWNDGYLSDTSPIVGVARREKSHEEFRNEIFDAIQSSVRDGKIPAEKWASFSARLYYRQTDISDANEYAGLDEDLKALEAQAAQGANRVIYMATSPDLFLPAVEHLSLAGMIPDRDDERWLRVVFEKPFGHDLESAQQLSANLKRLLREDQIYRIDHYLGKETVQNILLFRFGNSIFEPLLNRSHVEHVQITVAESQGMERGRGGYYDKSGALRDVLQNHVLQLLCLIGMEPPARFLAADLHDEKLKVLKCLRPGTKGDISSWVVPGQYSTGMVDGQTAISYLSEDRIAPDSRTETYVAMKVEIDNWRWAGVPFYLRTGKRLPKRVSEIAIQFKLPPLNLFSTVECEGDICDLVGARPNTLIFRIQPSESISLRFSTKQPGMQYQIHPVKMDFKYEEAFTQALPEAYERLLLEVLRGDSTLFMRSDELEAAWQFVDPVLNFWEKKTVVPEPYRAGSWGPREADELLWESGHRWRTPGESGPSGELKPAT, translated from the coding sequence ATGACTGGTCAGTCGACGACGACACCTCAAGCGACCGTGGTGATTTTTGGTGCCTCTGGCGACCTGACAGCACGCAAGCTGCTTCCTGCTCTGTACGATCTCTGGAACGATGGTTACCTCAGCGATACCTCACCGATTGTGGGGGTGGCCCGCCGAGAAAAATCGCATGAAGAATTTCGCAACGAGATCTTCGATGCTATCCAATCCTCTGTGCGCGACGGAAAAATTCCTGCCGAAAAATGGGCCAGTTTTTCCGCACGGCTGTATTACCGACAGACAGACATTTCAGATGCCAACGAGTATGCGGGTCTGGATGAAGATCTGAAAGCTCTGGAGGCTCAAGCCGCTCAGGGTGCTAACAGAGTCATTTACATGGCGACATCGCCAGATCTGTTTTTACCAGCTGTGGAGCATCTGTCATTGGCGGGAATGATCCCGGATCGTGACGACGAGCGCTGGTTGCGCGTCGTTTTTGAAAAGCCATTCGGGCACGATCTCGAATCGGCCCAGCAACTCAGTGCCAATCTGAAGCGTTTGCTGCGTGAAGATCAGATTTACCGCATTGACCATTACCTGGGCAAAGAAACTGTCCAGAACATCCTGCTATTCCGATTTGGAAACTCGATTTTTGAACCACTCCTCAATCGCAGTCACGTGGAACATGTGCAGATTACGGTGGCAGAATCTCAAGGAATGGAACGAGGTCGTGGCGGTTACTACGACAAATCGGGTGCCTTACGCGACGTCCTGCAGAACCATGTGCTGCAACTTCTTTGCCTGATTGGCATGGAGCCTCCCGCTCGCTTTCTGGCTGCCGATCTGCACGACGAAAAGCTGAAAGTCCTGAAATGTTTGAGACCAGGCACCAAAGGGGATATTTCGTCCTGGGTTGTTCCCGGCCAATACTCCACAGGGATGGTCGATGGTCAGACCGCCATCAGTTACCTCTCAGAGGATCGCATCGCGCCGGATTCCCGCACAGAAACCTATGTCGCCATGAAAGTGGAAATCGACAACTGGCGCTGGGCCGGTGTCCCGTTCTATTTGCGAACTGGCAAAAGGCTTCCTAAACGAGTTTCCGAGATTGCCATTCAATTCAAACTTCCACCCCTGAATCTCTTCAGCACGGTGGAATGTGAAGGGGATATCTGTGACCTCGTGGGGGCTCGTCCGAACACATTGATCTTCCGCATTCAGCCCAGTGAATCCATTTCGCTGAGATTCTCGACCAAGCAACCCGGCATGCAGTACCAGATTCACCCCGTGAAGATGGATTTCAAGTACGAAGAGGCCTTCACTCAGGCTTTGCCAGAGGCCTACGAGCGCCTCTTGCTGGAAGTTCTCCGCGGAGATTCCACACTCTTTATGCGCAGCGACGAGCTGGAAGCCGCCTGGCAATTCGTAGATCCGGTCCTGAATTTCTGGGAGAAGAAAACCGTGGTTCCGGAACCTTATCGAGCAGGTTCATGGGGGCCGCGTGAAGCCGATGAACTCCTGTGGGAGTCTGGCCATCGCTGGCGAACACCGGGAGAATCTGGCCCCTCGGGTGAACTGAAACCTGCGACGTAA
- a CDS encoding L-lactate dehydrogenase, translated as MKVGIVGCGMVGSSAAFAMIMSGIGREIVLVDRNTARAEAEADDLFHAVPFAHNLRVKAGGYSDLANASVVVLTAGVSQKPGETRLELLGRNKAVFEEIVPQVLKYAPGAMIVVASNPVDVMTHLTANIAMRYGMSSSRVIGSGTMLDTARFRTLVGEALLVDSHHVHAYVIGEHGDSEVLTWSLATVAGLHLDEYCHSLGICLHEHQKQIIDDRVRGAAYRIIQGKGSTYYGIGSALARLVKTILNDHRAVLTVCAREKLIEGVEDVTLSMPRVVGGSGVQSTIPLHLAPEEHQGLRKSALVLKEAISSIEK; from the coding sequence ATGAAGGTTGGAATTGTCGGTTGTGGTATGGTCGGTTCCTCGGCTGCATTTGCCATGATCATGAGTGGTATTGGCCGGGAAATTGTTCTGGTCGATCGCAACACCGCACGAGCCGAAGCGGAAGCCGACGATCTTTTTCATGCCGTCCCTTTTGCCCATAATCTGCGGGTAAAAGCTGGTGGATATTCAGATCTGGCCAATGCGAGTGTTGTTGTTCTCACAGCAGGTGTCAGTCAGAAACCCGGGGAAACTCGTCTCGAACTCCTGGGCCGCAATAAGGCGGTCTTTGAAGAGATTGTTCCTCAGGTCCTCAAATATGCGCCGGGTGCCATGATTGTGGTGGCCTCAAATCCTGTCGATGTCATGACACACCTCACAGCGAATATCGCCATGCGTTACGGCATGTCTTCGAGTCGAGTCATTGGCTCGGGAACCATGCTGGATACCGCGCGGTTTCGTACGCTGGTGGGAGAAGCCTTACTGGTCGATTCTCACCATGTCCATGCCTATGTGATTGGTGAGCATGGCGATTCCGAGGTTTTAACATGGTCGCTGGCCACAGTGGCCGGGCTGCACCTCGATGAATACTGCCATTCGCTGGGAATCTGTCTGCATGAGCATCAGAAGCAGATTATCGATGACCGGGTGCGTGGTGCCGCGTATCGCATTATTCAAGGAAAAGGCTCGACTTACTATGGGATCGGTTCAGCACTGGCGCGACTGGTGAAAACCATCCTGAATGACCATCGAGCCGTGCTGACAGTCTGTGCGCGCGAAAAGCTGATTGAAGGTGTCGAGGACGTCACACTCTCGATGCCCCGGGTTGTGGGAGGTTCTGGCGTCCAATCGACGATTCCGTTGCATCTGGCTCCGGAGGAGCATCAGGGATTGCGAAAAAGCGCTCTCGTCCTGAAAGAGGCCATCAGTTCGATTGAAAAGTGA
- a CDS encoding OprO/OprP family phosphate-selective porin: protein MLIAGLVTTWTFCLGADPVLAQHSQAPVHFEPELLTQSDQDFLKLPDELLPAPAADESDSTNDQLMEDLRLLRQRLDLIENELAEERAQQKKSEFAAKAAKQKLPSIDWTAQLQVDTVFSDQSEENRLAVGNAPNGTDFRRARLGAVGRYQEYYEYRIEMDFALPGRPSFLDVWVGHHNVKYFGTIRVGHFFEPFSLERLSANRFSTFMERGLADAIAPARNTGIAVHNATESQRLMWQYGFFKSGSDNYGDDTGDSPDWAFSHRIVWAPGLDKANTRYLNHFGFAHSIRRPDDRLYSIASTPEIRMSESGGASIPNFVNTGNIPASTVDLINFEMAFVRGPLSFQTEYNYVQVDQINGPRVNFHGAYAFVSWFVTGEHRPYAVAQNKNSRPIGMFGRPIPFTNVLPAPGSTETPSGPGAWELAARWSWLDLNDQNIQGGNLHDLTFGVNWYLNPYTKVQFNYIHPILYKQNFGTSSANFVGMRVNWDF, encoded by the coding sequence ATGCTTATTGCTGGGCTGGTAACGACCTGGACTTTCTGTCTAGGTGCAGACCCGGTTCTTGCCCAGCACTCTCAGGCACCGGTTCACTTTGAGCCGGAGTTACTGACACAGAGCGATCAGGATTTTCTGAAGCTTCCCGACGAGCTGCTGCCTGCCCCTGCCGCCGATGAATCGGATTCAACAAATGATCAATTGATGGAGGATCTTCGTCTCCTGAGACAACGTCTGGATCTCATTGAGAACGAGCTGGCGGAAGAAAGAGCACAGCAGAAGAAGTCTGAATTCGCAGCCAAGGCCGCCAAGCAAAAACTTCCCTCCATCGATTGGACTGCCCAACTTCAGGTCGACACGGTCTTCTCCGATCAATCCGAGGAAAATCGTCTGGCCGTCGGCAACGCACCCAATGGTACCGATTTTCGTAGAGCCCGGCTGGGAGCCGTCGGACGATATCAGGAGTATTACGAGTACCGCATCGAAATGGATTTTGCTCTCCCCGGCAGACCCTCATTTCTGGATGTCTGGGTGGGGCATCATAATGTCAAATATTTTGGGACCATCCGTGTTGGGCATTTCTTTGAACCCTTCAGCCTCGAAAGGCTCTCGGCCAATCGGTTCAGCACTTTTATGGAGCGAGGATTGGCCGATGCGATTGCTCCGGCACGCAACACAGGAATCGCTGTCCATAACGCCACAGAATCTCAGCGTCTGATGTGGCAATATGGCTTTTTCAAGTCAGGCAGCGACAACTACGGCGATGACACAGGAGACTCTCCTGACTGGGCTTTTTCTCACCGTATTGTGTGGGCACCGGGGCTGGATAAAGCCAACACACGCTATTTGAATCACTTTGGATTTGCTCACAGCATCCGGCGGCCGGATGATCGTCTTTACAGCATTGCTTCGACACCAGAAATCCGTATGTCCGAATCTGGTGGGGCGAGCATTCCGAACTTTGTGAACACGGGGAACATTCCTGCCAGTACGGTCGACTTGATCAATTTTGAAATGGCCTTTGTGCGTGGGCCGCTTTCATTTCAGACCGAATACAACTATGTGCAGGTCGATCAGATCAATGGGCCGCGTGTGAATTTCCACGGAGCTTATGCATTTGTAAGCTGGTTCGTCACTGGTGAGCATCGACCCTACGCCGTCGCCCAGAACAAAAACTCAAGGCCAATTGGCATGTTTGGGCGCCCGATTCCTTTCACTAATGTTTTGCCAGCACCGGGATCAACAGAGACACCTTCGGGGCCGGGTGCCTGGGAATTGGCTGCTCGCTGGTCCTGGCTTGATCTGAATGACCAGAACATTCAGGGAGGCAATCTCCATGACCTCACTTTTGGGGTCAACTGGTATCTGAACCCTTACACGAAGGTGCAGTTCAACTACATTCACCCGATCCTTTACAAACAAAACTTCGGTACCAGCTCGGCCAATTTTGTCGGCATGCGTGTGAACTGGGATTTTTAA
- a CDS encoding DUF11 domain-containing protein, with the protein MPRRVWVLAMSAAAALAPSLCPAAETSTTKPAGRIAATPSADVPTKYSRTQPAQAGAGTSSTSSSKYSELFGEAPKATPVKDSKVTGASAKSAAPDKTGAMRAGGERTAAWSSETDNDAPLGTAAFKKAEGNNSFIQPVRHTEERAASSTPKANSTSRVDLAPQIPSLNVEWVRRSDINVGQECTVDLIVRNTGTTTASKVSVDGFFPTTVRLTSAVPKPATITDHLTWNIEAIPAGSEYKVTIKMIPSRRGELATNATVRLTGSASAAFRVEEPLLKVALKGPSDIMVGDPASQTVVISNPGSGIAHDVKLDVTLSEGLECSKGSQFVMDVGSINAGESQTIRLPVAAVKGGRQTVTVVATSTSDAGHTASSVINVLAPALQVAIEGPGLRYKGRNAKYVVTVKNDGSVPTTNVRVTQNVAEGFEFVSADKGGKFDSSRNQVSWLVSRIEPNQSVNLICELTANALGSFAITAQAANDTASMVEASTTTNVEGSSALSMKVIDLDDPVEVGGETAYEIRVSNEGTKAATGVTVTCDLPAGLELINARGATEGISDGRIVGFKPLASLAPGTEAIFRVHVRSTQEGNLRFRARVTSNSIEEPLLIEEQTKFYSDVRR; encoded by the coding sequence ATGCCTAGAAGAGTGTGGGTTCTCGCTATGTCTGCAGCGGCTGCACTCGCTCCCAGCCTGTGCCCGGCTGCTGAAACTTCAACAACCAAGCCAGCCGGACGGATTGCTGCGACACCATCGGCCGATGTGCCGACGAAGTACTCGCGAACTCAGCCTGCACAGGCCGGGGCTGGTACTAGCAGCACCAGTTCTAGCAAATATAGTGAGCTATTTGGTGAAGCTCCCAAGGCGACGCCTGTTAAAGATAGTAAAGTCACTGGAGCTTCAGCCAAATCCGCAGCACCTGATAAAACCGGTGCGATGCGTGCCGGTGGAGAGCGAACCGCTGCCTGGAGCAGTGAGACCGATAACGACGCTCCATTAGGTACAGCGGCCTTCAAGAAGGCCGAAGGGAATAACAGTTTTATTCAGCCTGTGCGTCATACAGAAGAACGAGCCGCGAGCAGCACTCCTAAAGCGAACAGCACCTCTCGCGTCGATCTTGCTCCACAGATTCCTTCACTGAATGTGGAGTGGGTCCGCAGATCCGATATCAACGTCGGTCAAGAATGCACGGTCGATCTGATTGTTCGCAACACGGGGACAACGACAGCGTCAAAAGTTTCGGTTGATGGCTTTTTCCCGACAACCGTTCGCTTGACCAGTGCTGTGCCAAAACCAGCGACCATTACCGATCATCTCACTTGGAACATCGAAGCGATTCCTGCCGGTAGTGAGTACAAAGTTACCATCAAGATGATTCCCAGCCGTCGTGGCGAGCTCGCAACGAACGCCACTGTCCGCCTGACAGGTTCGGCTTCCGCTGCCTTCCGCGTGGAAGAGCCTTTGCTCAAGGTCGCACTCAAGGGGCCATCAGACATCATGGTCGGTGATCCTGCATCACAGACAGTGGTGATTTCTAACCCTGGCAGCGGTATTGCTCACGATGTCAAGCTCGACGTCACGTTGAGCGAAGGGCTCGAATGCAGCAAGGGTAGTCAGTTTGTCATGGATGTGGGTTCGATCAATGCGGGTGAATCTCAGACGATTCGACTCCCTGTGGCTGCTGTCAAAGGTGGCCGTCAAACTGTGACGGTCGTTGCCACCAGCACCTCGGATGCAGGTCATACCGCATCGTCTGTCATCAATGTTCTCGCACCTGCACTTCAGGTCGCCATCGAGGGGCCTGGCTTGCGATACAAAGGTCGTAATGCCAAGTATGTCGTGACAGTCAAGAACGACGGAAGTGTCCCGACCACCAATGTACGTGTCACTCAGAATGTGGCTGAAGGCTTTGAATTTGTATCGGCAGATAAGGGTGGAAAGTTCGATTCCAGCCGCAATCAGGTTTCCTGGCTCGTGAGTCGGATTGAGCCGAATCAATCTGTCAATCTGATCTGCGAATTGACTGCCAATGCTCTGGGTTCGTTTGCCATTACCGCTCAGGCTGCCAACGACACCGCCTCCATGGTGGAAGCCTCAACAACAACGAACGTCGAAGGTTCTTCAGCACTCTCGATGAAGGTGATCGATCTGGATGATCCTGTCGAAGTGGGTGGCGAAACAGCCTACGAAATTCGAGTTTCCAACGAAGGGACCAAGGCCGCGACAGGTGTCACTGTCACTTGTGATCTGCCCGCCGGTCTGGAATTGATCAATGCCCGGGGTGCGACAGAAGGCATCAGCGATGGTCGCATCGTCGGCTTCAAACCACTGGCCAGTCTGGCTCCAGGAACCGAAGCGATCTTCCGAGTTCATGTTCGCAGCACACAGGAAGGGAATCTCCGCTTCCGGGCCCGCGTCACCAGCAACTCGATCGAAGAACCACTGCTGATCGAAGAACAAACCAAGTTCTACTCAGACGTTCGTCGCTAA
- a CDS encoding Gfo/Idh/MocA family oxidoreductase has protein sequence MTDTPATHPSAQANRRDFLKTSAVGATAVALASQIATRAYAAADDTLRIGLVGCGGRGTGAAAQALSADKNTKLVAMADAFGDNIENSLKNLQSNDSFAGRITVDDAHKFTGFDGCKNMLAAGVDVILLCSPPHFRPEHMKLAVDAGVHMFVEKPIAVDAPGVRSVLETSKKAAERNLAVVSGLCWRYDYGMRATFEQIHQGTIGDIVAMQCSYDTRGLWRKPRKPEWSDMEWQVRNWLYFTWLSGDHGNEQAIHSLDKMAWAMKDVPPVVCSATGGRQVRVSPDFGNIYDHFAATYEYANGVKMFFRSRQQDGTQVDVSDHVLGTKGRADIFKHRIVDNEGKVIWKYEGPKNNMYQTEHDELFASIRKGQPINNGEYMCYSTMLAIMCRMSAYTGQKITWEQAMNSQEVLGPKAYEWGPLPVEPVAMPGLTQFI, from the coding sequence ATGACAGACACCCCCGCCACACACCCATCAGCACAAGCCAATCGTCGAGACTTTTTGAAGACCTCTGCCGTCGGGGCCACTGCCGTGGCACTGGCTTCACAAATTGCCACACGGGCCTACGCCGCTGCTGACGATACGCTGCGGATTGGACTGGTCGGCTGTGGTGGCCGTGGAACCGGTGCGGCAGCACAGGCCCTTTCGGCTGACAAAAACACCAAGCTGGTCGCTATGGCAGATGCCTTTGGCGATAACATCGAAAACTCACTGAAAAATCTGCAGTCCAACGACAGCTTTGCAGGTCGCATTACCGTCGACGACGCCCACAAGTTCACAGGCTTCGACGGCTGCAAGAACATGCTGGCTGCGGGCGTCGATGTCATCCTTCTCTGTTCGCCACCACACTTCCGGCCAGAACATATGAAGCTGGCTGTTGATGCGGGTGTGCACATGTTTGTCGAAAAACCGATTGCGGTTGATGCCCCTGGCGTTCGCTCGGTTCTGGAGACTTCAAAGAAGGCGGCCGAAAGAAACCTGGCTGTTGTCTCGGGCCTCTGCTGGCGCTATGACTACGGCATGCGAGCTACGTTCGAGCAGATTCATCAGGGAACGATTGGTGATATCGTTGCCATGCAGTGCAGTTACGACACACGCGGTTTATGGCGTAAACCCCGCAAGCCCGAGTGGAGTGATATGGAGTGGCAGGTTCGCAACTGGCTCTACTTCACGTGGCTTTCGGGTGACCATGGCAACGAGCAGGCTATCCACAGTCTCGACAAGATGGCCTGGGCGATGAAGGATGTTCCACCAGTGGTTTGTAGTGCCACGGGTGGTCGTCAGGTGCGTGTCAGCCCCGATTTTGGCAACATCTACGATCACTTTGCCGCCACTTACGAGTATGCGAATGGCGTCAAAATGTTCTTCCGCAGCCGCCAGCAGGATGGCACCCAGGTCGATGTCAGCGATCACGTTCTGGGAACCAAGGGCCGTGCAGATATCTTCAAGCACCGGATTGTGGACAACGAAGGCAAGGTGATCTGGAAGTACGAAGGCCCGAAGAACAATATGTATCAAACCGAACATGACGAACTCTTCGCTTCGATTCGCAAGGGACAGCCGATTAACAATGGCGAATACATGTGCTACAGCACCATGCTTGCCATCATGTGCCGCATGTCGGCCTATACCGGTCAGAAAATCACCTGGGAGCAAGCCATGAACAGCCAGGAAGTTCTGGGCCCCAAGGCTTACGAGTGGGGTCCACTTCCTGTGGAACCAGTGGCCATGCCCGGCTTGACACAGTTCATCTAG